The Atribacter laminatus genome contains the following window.
AGCACAACCAAACTCCGGAAGCCATCGAGTAAGAGAATTATTAATTCAGACCACACTGAAGAGATACCGAATTCCAGCGAGCAAGGTTCGCGAAGCCCTGGGTTACGACCGGCTTCCCAGTACCTTTTTTCAACTCACTCCTATTACCAAAACCATTATTCAGTCCAGACCAACACCAATGCCCAAAGCGACTCCATTGCCTTCGCCTCTTATTTCAGATAATTCATGCCATGACGATGAAGATCCGGGCTATCGGGAAATGTTAGATAAAGATTGGAACCTGGACGATATCTTAACTTTTTTAAGTCTTCGGGAACAAGAGAGACAGAAATCAAATTTAGGACAAACCAACCAAACATCTCCTTCTAACTCTAAAGAGGAATTAAAAGAAAAAGAAGTTCATAATATTTATAATAATCCTAAAACCAATTATCGTACCAATACCGTTTACTTATTTAAGGGGAAAGGTTATGGACATGGGGTTGGCCTCTCCCAGTGGGGCGCTAGGGGAATGGCTATGAAAGGGTATTCCTATCAGGAAATATTGTTTCATTATTTTCCTGGTTGTGAAATAAAAAAGGCTCGTTTTAAATGATTTTAACTGATCAATTTGATTTTCATCTTCCTAACGAACTCATCGCCCAGCGGCCGGTTATTCCGCGAGATCAATGCCGATTAATGGTCATCAATCGCCTCTCTCAAAATATTGAGCATCGCAGATTTTTCGATTTAGGCCTTTATTTGAAACCGAAAGACCTTGTTGTCATCAATGATTCTCGAGTGATTCCAGCCCGTTTTTTTACAAAAAAAAATCCAACCGGTGGGAAAATCGAACTCCTTTTTCTGCATCGACGCCAAGGGCTTTGGGCTTGTATGCTTAATCATTCCCGACGGATTAAAGAAGGAACCATTCTCTCCCTTCCGGGGCACCCAGAAATTTTTTGGCAGGTGGAAGAAAGAGAAAAGGATTGGTGGCTTCTTCGTCCCTCTTTTCCCCCCGAAAAAGAAGACGAAATATTTTTTAATTTTGGAGCGACACCAACACCGCCATATATTAAGACTCCAAACGTAAAGTTAGAAGAATACCAAACGATATACGCAAAACAGAAGGGTTCGGTTGCAGCCCCAACAGCTGGACTGCATTTTACTCAGTTACTTATTGATACGCTCAAAATTCAAGGTATTCAATTTGCTTCGATTACTCTTCATGTTGGTCTGGGAACTTTTTTTCCAGTGAAGACTCCAATTATTGAAGAACATCAAATGCACAGCGAGTGGTACCAGCTAAACCGAATGACGGCAGAGATGATTCGAGAGACCAAAAATAATGGAGGTCGAGTGATCGCAGTTGGGACAACGGTCGTTCGTGTTCTTGAATCAGTTTATCATCAGCATGGAAGAATAGTTGAACAAAGTGGAGAAACTGATATTTTTATTTATCCAGGATTTCAATTTCAAATAATTGATGCCATGATCACAAATTTTCATATTCCACGTTCCACTCTCTTTATGCTGGTTTGTGCTTTTGCAGGAACAGAACTGATGAAAACCGCTTATCAAGAAGCCATTGAAAAACGTTATCGTTTTTTTAGCTTTGGAGATGCAACTTTCATAATATAAAAGTATAATTTATAAAGTTTTTAACCATAAAAATCCATCAACCAATTCGTGCTTATTTGAATAAAGGAGAAATCAATACTCATGAAATCTTTTACGTTCTTGCATCAGGATGAAAAAACAAAAGCCAGAGTGGGAATACTTCATACCGCACATGGCGATATTCCGACCCCGGTATTCATGCCGGTTGGGACTCAAGGAACAGTAAAAGCCATGGCTCCTGATCGTTTAAAAGCTATTGGAGTGAAAATGTTGTTGGGCAATTCTTATCATCTCCATCTCCGTCCGGGAGAAGATTTGATTGGCGAGATGGGTGGTCTGCATCGTTTTATGTCGTGGGATGGTTCTATACTCACCGATAGTGGTGGTTTCCAAATCTTCAGTCTTTCTGGTTTAGTAAAAATTGATGACCAAGGAGCTCTTTTCCGGTCTCATTTAGATGGGTCTCTTCACAATTTTACTCCTGAAACATCAATGCAAATTCAGCAAGACATTGGTGCTGATGTGGTTATGATTCTTGATCAATGCGTTGGCTACCCAGCGAATGATTTTCAAGTCAAGACTAGTACTAACCGAACACTGGTGTGGGCGAAAAAATGTCGGGAAGCATTTCAATCAGACTCACAAATGTTATTTGGGATTCTTCAAGGAGGGACTCTTCCCGAGTTGAGAAGATACAGTGCCGAAGAAACTGTAAATATTGGTTTTGATGGGTATGCCATTGGAGGATTGAGTGTCGGAGAACCAAAACCGATTATGTATTCAATAATTGATGAGGTAGAACCTTACTTACCAAAATCGCAAGCTCGGTACCTTATGGGTGTGGGATCACCTGATAGTATCATTGAAGGGGTGATGAGAGGAATCGATATGTTTGATTGTGTTCTGCCAACCAGGAATGCGAGAAACTCAGCATTACTAACCTGGTCGGGAAGAATGAATATCGACCGATTAGAATATTCTCGAGATTCCAACCCAATTGATCCCCATTGTCAGTGTTATACCTGTCAAAATTTTTCTCGTTCTTATTTGCGTCATTTGTTTAAAGCCGGAGAAATTTTAGCGGCTGAACTGGCTACTATACACAATCTTTTTTTTATGGTAGAGTTAATGAATCGCATTCGTAAGGCCATTTTAAACGGTTCTTTTCAAGATTTATCATCTGATCTCTTAGCACGCTTCCAGGGACAGATTGTAAATACATAAAACAAATTTTTAAAGGAGTGATTTGAATATGGGTTTCTTTACCTCAATAGCGTATGCTTCAACTGGCGGCGCTGCAACTGGTGGTGCCGCACCGGCAGCCGCACCAGCGGGTAGCATGTTTACACAACTGCTTCCACTCATTTTCATCATCGTTATATTTTACTTTTTGCTCATTCGACCACAACAGCAAAAACAAAAAGCTCAGAGAGATTTGATCAGTAGCATACAGAAGGGAGATCATGTAGTTACCATTGGAGGAATTCATGGTACCGTGATTCAGGTGTCCGATGATGAAATCACCCTCGAAGTTTCCAAGGGAGTCAATATCCGTTTTGTCAAATCAGCAGTTTCTACGAAAAAGTAAAAAAGGAAAAGAAATTGGTTAAAGGGGGCAGGATATTTTGACAAAGAATTGGAAAGATTTTCCCTGGAGATTAATCATTACCATCGCTTTAGTCGTTTTGGCTATTATTTCAGTATTTCCTGTCGAGAAAAAAATTCGTTTGGGTTTGGACTTGAAAGGAGGGTCCCATATCCTTTTAGAGTGTGTTGATACTCCAGAAGCTCCCCTAGATGAAGATTCAGTGAAACGAGTGGTTGAAATTGTTCGAAATCGAATAGACCAATTAGGAGTAGCTGAACCATTAATTCTCCGACAGGGTGAAAAAAGAGTCTTAGTTCAGCTTCCAGGAATTGCCGATCCCCAAAGAGCAGTGGAGATTATTGGACAAACTGCTTTGTTGGAATTTAAAGATGAAACTGGAAAAACTCTACTAACCGGAGCAACACTTAAAAATGCTCAAGTTCAATATGACCGTTTTGGAAGACCAACAGTCTCTATATCTTTTAATGATGAGGGAGCAAAGCTATTTGGTCAGGCTACTACCACCAATGTTGGGAAACCAATTGGCATTTATCTTGATGGGAATTTAATATCCAATCCAGTTGTTCAGGAACCTATTCTCCAAGGTGATGCTCAAATTACTGGTCAGTTTACTCTGGATGAAGCCCAAAATTTAGCTATATTATTAAGAGCTGGTGCCCTTCCGGTTAAAGTGGTTGTTGCTGAAGAACGCTCGGTTGGGCCATCCCTTGGAAAAGACTCAATTACTAGTGGATTAAGAGCAGCAATAATCGCCGGTATATTTGTATTTATTTTTATGTTCCTCTACTACGGTTGGTTAGGAATTCTTGCTGATATTGCTTTAGTATGTTATGCACTGTTTACATTAGCTTTGCTTTCTGTTTTACAGGCGACTCTTACTTTGCCAGGTATTGCAGGATTTATCTTATCCATCGCCATGGCGGTTGATGCGAATGTTTTAATTTTTGAAAGAATCAAAGAAGAATATCGTGCTGGAAAAACATGGAGAGCAGCAATTCAAGCTGGTTTTGATAAGGCATTCCGAACCATTCTTGACTCGAACATAACCACCATTATTGCCGCTGCGTTGTTGTTCTTTATTGGATCGGGTTCGGTGCGTGGATTTGGAATTACTCTCACCTTAGGTATCATCTGTAGTATGTTTACTGGAATATGGGTGACAAGAGTGCTGATTGATTATCTCGCACCAAAACCAACAATTAAATCGTAGGATGTGGAGGGACCCGATATGGAGATATTTGTAAAACCAAATTTTAATTTTGTTGATCATCGGAAATTACCTTATATAATTTGTATCATTTTTATCATACTTACTGTGGTTGGATTAATCCGTGGTATAAATTATGGTGTGGACTTTCGTGGTGGAACACTTCTTCAATACCATTTTACCCAAGAAGTAACCGCTGAACAAGTTCGGGAGGTATTAGACGAATTCGATCTTTCAGCAAGCACCATTCAAAGATTTTCAGACAATGAAGTTGCCATCCGAACACCTCAGCTAACTTTGGACCAGAGAAATCAACTTACTGATACCTTAAAAAATCAAATTGGTGAACTAAAAATAGTTCGAAATGAAGAAGTTGGACCAACGGTTGGCAGTGAATTAAGGCGAGCGGCCTATTTGGCTCTCATTTTTTCTATTATAGGAATTTTGATATATGTTGGAATACGTTTTGAATTGCGGCCAGCTGTAACATCAGTTTTAGCGTTAGCCAATACCGGTATTATGACTTTGGGGTTGGTAGCATTATTAAATATTGAATTTGACACTACTATATTAGCAGCCCTTCTCACAGTTTTAGGATATTCGATTAATGACTCTATTGTGGTTATGGATAGGATTCGTGAACGATTAAACTACCGCAAGCGAGAAGACGCCAAAACCCTTATCAATACCAGTCTCAATGAAACCCTTTCGAGAACTATAATGACTGGAACCACTACAATAATTGCAGTTATAATCCTTTATTTTTTTGGAGGAAAAATGTTGCAACCCTTTGCTCTTACGATGCTTATGGGTTTGTTATTCGGAACTTTTTCTTCAATATTTGTAGCTGCGATGCTTTTTTATGAGTGGGAAGTCAAAAAACCTCTGAGGAGGTAAACTATTTGAATCAGAGGAAATGGCAGATCCGAAAAGTAAACAGAGGCTGTTTGAAACATTTAGCAGGCAGCCTCTGTTCGCCAATCTCGATTGCGCGAGTCCTTATGAATCGGGGTATTATTACCCCTAACCAGGCTCAGTCATTTTTAGACCCCGACCTGTCCTCTCTGGATAACCTTCGTTCTCTACCCGACCTCAGAAAAGCTGTTTTGCTAATAGACGCAATTATTAAAGGAAATGGGAAAATCCTTATTTTTGGTGATTATGATGCTGATGGATTAACTGCTTGTGCGATACTATTTCTTTTTTTAAAAAAAATAACTCCTTACGTGGAAACTTACATCCCCAGTCGTTTTCATGAAGGGTATGGTTTATCTGAAAAAGCTGTAGAAAATATAATCAAAATGAATCCCGATTTGGTTATTACTGTGGACTCTGGGATAAAAGATATCAAAGGAGTCAGTATATTAAAAAATAAAGGAATAAAAATTATTATAACCGATCATCACGTTCCCCACCCCGAGGAGAGACCTGATGCCGATGTTCTGGTTTCTACCTGGGATTGGAATGATAAAAAAATAATCCTTCCTTTATCTGGAGCCGGAGTAGCCTTAGCTTTAGCGCACGAATATGCCATATATCGGGGAATGACCCTTTCTCCTATTGAAGAATTTATTTCTCTAGCTTGTGTAGGAACAGTTGGAGATGTCGTCCCATTATTGGATGAGAATCGGGTTATAGTAAAATATGGTTTGAAGAAAATTAATCAAAATCCGGGTTGTGGCTTGCAAGCGCTTATAGAAGTGGTTGGTTTTAGTAATAAAGACATACAATCAGAGCAGATTGGTTATATTATTGCCCCTCGTTTAAATGCTGCCGGGAGAGTAGAAGACCCAAGGGCGGCATTTGAACTTTTGATTAGTGATAATTATCATGACGCTCTGCAACAAGCCAAGCTTCTTAATGAGTATAATCAAAAGCGACAAAAAGAAGAAACGAAAGTTTTTTCAAGCTTGATCGAAGACAAAAATAATCAGGAAGCAATGAAAGATGAAATCGTAGTGGTTTCTGGAAAGAACTGGAGTACTGGCGTTTTAGGAATAATTGCTTCCAGGTTAAGCGAACGCCTATTACGGCCGGTAATTGTACTGAGTGAAAACGATTCTGTCGCCGTTGGTTCAGCAAGAAGTATTTTAGGATTTAATATTACTGATTCTTTGGAAAAAGTCTCATCATTACTCATTCGGTATGGAGGCCATGAAATGGCTGCCGGTCTCAAAATTTCTTTAGATAATCTGGATACTTTCCGACAGCGATTAAATGAATTATTCAGTGAACGAGTAAAGATGCTGAAAGAAAAAAATGGTATAGTTGTAGATGCTCAGGTAACCATGGCTGATGTTGATTCACAGTTTATGCTATGGTTAAAAAAACTGGAACCTTTTGGAGAAAAAAATCCGAATCCATTGTTTGTTTCTTCAGATGTTATTGTCAATGAAAGGTGGTATTCGGGAAAAAACCGACAGCGGTTGGAATTAGTTCTTATGCAGAATAATAAAATGAGACAACATCGTATTGATGCAATGATTCGG
Protein-coding sequences here:
- the queA gene encoding tRNA preQ1(34) S-adenosylmethionine ribosyltransferase-isomerase QueA; this translates as MLTDQFDFHLPNELIAQRPVIPRDQCRLMVINRLSQNIEHRRFFDLGLYLKPKDLVVINDSRVIPARFFTKKNPTGGKIELLFLHRRQGLWACMLNHSRRIKEGTILSLPGHPEIFWQVEEREKDWWLLRPSFPPEKEDEIFFNFGATPTPPYIKTPNVKLEEYQTIYAKQKGSVAAPTAGLHFTQLLIDTLKIQGIQFASITLHVGLGTFFPVKTPIIEEHQMHSEWYQLNRMTAEMIRETKNNGGRVIAVGTTVVRVLESVYHQHGRIVEQSGETDIFIYPGFQFQIIDAMITNFHIPRSTLFMLVCAFAGTELMKTAYQEAIEKRYRFFSFGDATFII
- the tgt gene encoding tRNA guanosine(34) transglycosylase Tgt, giving the protein MKSFTFLHQDEKTKARVGILHTAHGDIPTPVFMPVGTQGTVKAMAPDRLKAIGVKMLLGNSYHLHLRPGEDLIGEMGGLHRFMSWDGSILTDSGGFQIFSLSGLVKIDDQGALFRSHLDGSLHNFTPETSMQIQQDIGADVVMILDQCVGYPANDFQVKTSTNRTLVWAKKCREAFQSDSQMLFGILQGGTLPELRRYSAEETVNIGFDGYAIGGLSVGEPKPIMYSIIDEVEPYLPKSQARYLMGVGSPDSIIEGVMRGIDMFDCVLPTRNARNSALLTWSGRMNIDRLEYSRDSNPIDPHCQCYTCQNFSRSYLRHLFKAGEILAAELATIHNLFFMVELMNRIRKAILNGSFQDLSSDLLARFQGQIVNT
- the yajC gene encoding preprotein translocase subunit YajC, coding for MGFFTSIAYASTGGAATGGAAPAAAPAGSMFTQLLPLIFIIVIFYFLLIRPQQQKQKAQRDLISSIQKGDHVVTIGGIHGTVIQVSDDEITLEVSKGVNIRFVKSAVSTKK
- the secD gene encoding protein translocase subunit SecD; the protein is MTKNWKDFPWRLIITIALVVLAIISVFPVEKKIRLGLDLKGGSHILLECVDTPEAPLDEDSVKRVVEIVRNRIDQLGVAEPLILRQGEKRVLVQLPGIADPQRAVEIIGQTALLEFKDETGKTLLTGATLKNAQVQYDRFGRPTVSISFNDEGAKLFGQATTTNVGKPIGIYLDGNLISNPVVQEPILQGDAQITGQFTLDEAQNLAILLRAGALPVKVVVAEERSVGPSLGKDSITSGLRAAIIAGIFVFIFMFLYYGWLGILADIALVCYALFTLALLSVLQATLTLPGIAGFILSIAMAVDANVLIFERIKEEYRAGKTWRAAIQAGFDKAFRTILDSNITTIIAAALLFFIGSGSVRGFGITLTLGIICSMFTGIWVTRVLIDYLAPKPTIKS
- the secF gene encoding protein translocase subunit SecF; translation: MEIFVKPNFNFVDHRKLPYIICIIFIILTVVGLIRGINYGVDFRGGTLLQYHFTQEVTAEQVREVLDEFDLSASTIQRFSDNEVAIRTPQLTLDQRNQLTDTLKNQIGELKIVRNEEVGPTVGSELRRAAYLALIFSIIGILIYVGIRFELRPAVTSVLALANTGIMTLGLVALLNIEFDTTILAALLTVLGYSINDSIVVMDRIRERLNYRKREDAKTLINTSLNETLSRTIMTGTTTIIAVIILYFFGGKMLQPFALTMLMGLLFGTFSSIFVAAMLFYEWEVKKPLRR
- the recJ gene encoding single-stranded-DNA-specific exonuclease RecJ translates to MNQRKWQIRKVNRGCLKHLAGSLCSPISIARVLMNRGIITPNQAQSFLDPDLSSLDNLRSLPDLRKAVLLIDAIIKGNGKILIFGDYDADGLTACAILFLFLKKITPYVETYIPSRFHEGYGLSEKAVENIIKMNPDLVITVDSGIKDIKGVSILKNKGIKIIITDHHVPHPEERPDADVLVSTWDWNDKKIILPLSGAGVALALAHEYAIYRGMTLSPIEEFISLACVGTVGDVVPLLDENRVIVKYGLKKINQNPGCGLQALIEVVGFSNKDIQSEQIGYIIAPRLNAAGRVEDPRAAFELLISDNYHDALQQAKLLNEYNQKRQKEETKVFSSLIEDKNNQEAMKDEIVVVSGKNWSTGVLGIIASRLSERLLRPVIVLSENDSVAVGSARSILGFNITDSLEKVSSLLIRYGGHEMAAGLKISLDNLDTFRQRLNELFSERVKMLKEKNGIVVDAQVTMADVDSQFMLWLKKLEPFGEKNPNPLFVSSDVIVNERWYSGKNRQRLELVLMQNNKMRQHRIDAMIRSENVSDLASSSLIDLIFEVRKGYWDQPYLKIMDWRIKK